Proteins encoded in a region of the Trichomycterus rosablanca isolate fTriRos1 chromosome 26, fTriRos1.hap1, whole genome shotgun sequence genome:
- the kcmf1 gene encoding E3 ubiquitin-protein ligase KCMF1, translating to MSRHEGVSCDACLKGNFRGRRYKCLICYDYDLCASCYESGATTTRHTTEHPMQCILTRVDFDLYYGGEAFSVEQPQSFTCPYCGKMGYTEVSLQEHVTSEHAETSTEVICPICAALPGGDPNHVTDDFAAHLTLEHRAPRDLDESSGVRHVRRMFHPGRGLGGPRARRTNMHFTSSSNTGLSSSQSSSYSPSNREAMDPIAELLSQLSGVRRSAGGQLNPSGPSASQLQQLQMQLQLERQQAQAARQQLETARNATRQRSNASNISASMPPPSTTTNTVITESNPVVTHSSQFLLARLNEPKMSEVERQALESERADRSLFVQELLLSTLMREESSSSDEDERRDFADFGAMGCVDIMPLDVALENLNLKESSAGKEPPPPPL from the exons ATGTCCCGCCATGAAG GTGTGAGCTGTGATGCATGTTTAAAAGGAAACTTCAGGGGGCGCAGATACAAGTGTTTAATTTGCTACGATTACGACTTGTGTGCATCTTGTTACGAAAGTGGAGCCACTACAACTAGACACACCACGGAGCACCCTATGCAGTGCATACTAACCAGGGTAGACTTTG ATCTGTATTATGGCGGAGAGGCATTTTCAGTAGAGCAGCCCCAGTCGTTTACCTGTCCCTATTGTGGTAAAATGGGTTACACAGAAGTTTCTCTACAGGAGCATGTCACTTCAGAGCATGCAGAGACCTCCACGGAGGTG ATCTGCCCGATATGTGCAGCTTTGCCTGGAGGTGACCCCAATCATGTGACTGATGACTTTGCTGCTCATCTCACACTTGAACACAGAGCACCAAGAGATTTG GATGAAAGCAGCGGCGTGCGGCATGTGCGCAGGATGTTTCATCCCGGGCGTGGGCTGGGTGGGCCACGGGCACGGAGGACTAACATGCACTTTACTAGCAGCTCCAACACAGGGCTTTCCTCCTCACAAAGCTCATCCTACTCTCCAAGTAATAGGGAAGCCATGGACCCTATAGCAG AGCTTCTGTCTCAGCTGTCAGGTGTGCGGCGTTCAGCAGGCGGTCAGTTAAATCCTTCGGGCCCGTCAGCCTCACAACTCCAACAATTGCAGATGCAACTGCAGCTTGAGCGGCAGCAGGCACAGGCAGCACGCCAGCAGCTGGAAACTGCACGCAATGCTACACGCCAGCGCAGCAATGCCAGCAACATTAGTGCCAGTATGCCACCGCCCAGCACcacaacaaacacagtcataacCGAGAGCAACCCAGTGGTCACCCACAGCTCCCAGTTTCTTCTTGCACG atTAAATGAGCCAAAGATGTCAGAGGTGGAGCGCCAGGCTCTGGAAAGTGAACGAGCAGACCGTAGCCTCTTTGTGCAGGAGCTACTACTGTCGACACTGATGCGTGAGGAGAGCTCTTCCTCAGATGAGGATGAACGCCGAGACTTCGCTGACTTTGGTGCCATGGGCTGCGTGGATATCATGCCTTTGGACGTGGCGCTGGAGAACCTCAACCTGAAGGAGAGCTCTGCAGGCAAAGAGcctccacctcctcctcttTGA